The Brassica rapa cultivar Chiifu-401-42 chromosome A10, CAAS_Brap_v3.01, whole genome shotgun sequence genome segment ttaccagTTAAACAGAATTGTATCCCAACGAGCAAACTCGTTTGAGTAAACACTATAAGCGATACTTAGATGAATTgaacattatttttaaaaaataacagtttttttttgtcaatcgaAAACATAAATAGTTCGTCTCTTCTACGCGTATGGATCACTCTTCTGTAGGGTGGGCACAGATCCAATACTACCATAATTTTCAGTGATTTACTTTGTACTTAACGGTTTTCTAATTTTACTATTtgctttgattaaaaaaaaaaaaagatatctaaTTTTTCGGATATCGTGAAAATTGACAgatatttatgaatatataCAGATATTTCATCCACTTTATTCTATACAAACAAAATCTAGAAAAAATATACGAGACTGTTTAAGAATatactttacataatataaaataaaaataaataaatattagtgAAAAGACATCTTCCAtaaatttgaaatgtttttacattttttataaaatataaaattttagaaaattgtaATTTTAGATAGTTTGtttaattcaatattttaacaagtaattttataaataaaactaataaaattatacgtttgtaattttatatttaattgtagATATATATCTATTTGTATAAAAGTCAGAGCGGAGCGAATATCCAAGTctaaattttttagtatttgtaTTTTACTTCGTTTTTAACGGATACTGATTTTTAATACTTGTTTTGATTCGAAGAATtacggatatccagattttttggATCGAATCGTAATAAATAACTAATCGAAACAAAATTAACGGATAAAATACCCCGCCCATCTTCTATACATTCTCCAAAAAAAATACTGttttcaacaacaacaaaaaaaaacaaaagtaatatGTCAACTATTCATATCAGATCACCAATCCATATAAATCGGTtggcaacaaaaaaaactttcctTGCTTCAAAAGTTAAAAATGTATTGACTTACTTGTCATACATACATATAACTCGTTGACTCTCTCCCAATATATACATTGTTAATGGGGCATGCCAATGTCAAAAAAAACATTCTCAGAATACGAAACAGCTGCAAATAAACACATGGCGTGTGTTAGTAGTTAGTACACAACTGCCCAAAGACTTGATTAAATATATTGACGTGTGTAAGAGTACAAACAGAAAGGAGATGGTAGAATGCGTAACATGGCCGATACGTAGAGAAAATAAAGTGGTGTCTAAATAATACAAGCAAAGTGGTATATGATGTAAAAGGATTTTCAATTTGtaaatctaaataaaatcaATACTATCATAAATTCATAATGTCAAACTCGATTAAATAATGATGTATGTAGAGATTAATGAGCATAATTACAAGAGTTTTGTTCAAAGATCTAAATAAAATTACAGAGTCCGCGCGCGCTCTCTCATGTTTGAAACCAGTTATGAActaaagggaagaaagctgtgtaTTATGGCAAAATACCCATCTCGAATTAGAAGATTATGCACAaaagtaataagaaaaaaaacgaaacaaTGCATCTCAAAATGTAGAAATAGACTCAGCCCAATAGAGGACAAAATAACTGGTCACTGTATGTATCCATCCATACATCATCAAGAAACAATACGACCAGTTCCACAATTTTCATTGTTTTCTACTtgttcatcatcatcgtcatctaCTATCCCGTCAAAGAACGGGTCACGAAGAAGCTCAGCTGCAGAAGGCCTCGCCTTGGGTTTCCCAAGGCACTTCTCAATAAATGCCTTAGCTTCTACATCCTTTACCTTGTTCAGAGCCTCTGGTCTGACTCCACTGCTCACCCTTCTGTATATCTTCGCGACGTTATCGCATTCACTATACGGAATCTCGAGCGACACAAGCTCCAAAACGCACATCCCGTACGAGTAAATGTCAACAATCTCCGTGTACCTCTCCTCGTATACCTCAGGAGCCATAAACTCCGGCGTCCCGAGGATCGAATGAGCAACATGGTTCTCCCCCACGGTCGCAGCTAAACCAAGATCACCAATCTTGACCTGGCCGATGTTCCCATTGACGAAAACGTTGCTGCAGTTAAGATCTCTGTGGATGATACACGGCTTACGCGTGTGGAGATAGTCCAATCCCTTGAGAATCTGCCTGGACCACTTCTTCAAAGCCCTCATTGACACGTGTCTATGCTTCTTACGGTACTCTCTGAGGTTCCCGGAGGTACATATCTCGGTGATGAAGTTCAAGGTGTTGCTCCTCTCGTCTCTCCAGACCGTGTACAAGGCGATGATGTTGCTGCTCTCGAGGCTCTTAAGAAGCCTGACCTCTGAGTAAAGCCTCTCGAGCATGGCAGTGTCGTCGGAGAAACATCTGAGCTTGACTTGGTTCCACGCGACTTCAATGCCTTCTTCTTGGTCAAAGGCTCTGTAGACTTTTTTGACGGCGCCTGAGCCTAACAGCTCGTCGTAACGGCCGTATCTACCGGTTGGATCTGATTCCACGAAAGGCTCCGAGTCATCGTTGTCTAACGGTTCGAAACTCATCTGTGGAAAAACAGAGTGAGATTCTGATTAAACGACTAATCAGAATTTCACAAAACGGCAACAGAGTTTTTCAGTGTGCATAAAACTTTAAATCATTTCGAAAACCCTAGGCGGCGCCATAAATCGAAACAGAGATCATAAGAACCATAGAATACGGAGAAATCTCAATCAAAACCGACATAGAAACGTTCGATCTCTTCCATCGTGTGAGTGACGAAAGTTTCAGAAGCAGAAAGAGTTGAAACTACATGGAGAGATTGAAGAACATACCATCGTAACCGAGTGAATCGGAGAGAAGGTACGATCGAAATCACTTGTTGCTTTTCGTTTTCGCTTTGTTAGAAAGGAAGGAAACGTAGCGGAGGAGCGTAGTATGTATGGAGTAGAGAATGCGTTTTGAAGAAGATGTAAGAGGCGGAAGAGGTTGTGgccgacttttttttttttatatagtggagattttaaatatatataaatatctggAATTGTTGATTACACACAAAGttgaatttagggtttaaaaataGATCGTTGgataaaacaaactaaacataATACTTTCTGATAAAACAAACTaaatactaattttattttatacaattaaTCTTAAGTTATTAGAGGACAGTACTAACagaaaaaactattaaaatatacaaattatactCCTGAATGGAATAAGATTTTCATAAAGATATAAATTTGtgtcaaaacttaaaaatgcaTAAACTTGTATCTCTTTTTTTTGGGCAAAAAACTTGTATCTCTATTCCATTAATATAGCAAATGcatggttgacaaaaaaaacattttgtagATTAGAGGGTTAAAGTCAAACTTGTCGCTTGTGAAGAGCGTAGAGCTAAACAATGCAGACCGTCATTGTTTTTAGTTCTATCACTTGGACGATCGAGAAAAAGTTTGATCACTGTGGAGGTTTCTGAAATTTTCGAAGCAGGAAAGGGCGTTTACAGAGTCAAAGTATATATTAGGGTACTTAGAACCTCTATAAGTTAATAATGTtagaactttaaaattttattaatttatagagatattaatttacaaaattttctttatttggatttcttattttaagatatatttatttcaagataagaaaaatatttgattttagtgtatatacattaaatattattttttgaaattttacatttattttaattttattatattatctgatgtatttaatacatattgaatatgacttaaatgtggttttagatataatattactaaatttcatcaaaaatatattaagtgttaaaaaaatataaagataatctcattgtgaatataaaacaaacaatataataataggttcttacttatataaaatatgtatacatataaattattaatttataattttaatgggaccatatatttacatagaattttctttaaaaatatattatcttattattttatcaatttatgtcaaattttgaaccaaCCCAAGTTGGGAccaacaaaatttattaatttatagattataaATTTATCGATTCTACTGTATAACgctaaaattatgaaaaatgtttttaagatcccatttttaactaattttttttttaaatccttaTTAGTCGTAAGAGAAAAGTTTTTAGATAAACATTCAATCAGGTAAACATTTTTTTCCCGATCAAATTTTAGATATTTCCACATAAATCCTAGTATTTAATTTCCATcatatctatctatactattatttgagaagtgaattttCTTACTTGTCAtcttctattttagaaaatctttcctatttatcatgtttttagtcatttttaattgaattattaattcattaatttagataatattattattttaaataacgtATGGATAAGAGTTAGGGTATAATCTATACTATAAATCAAGATTTATCTATATTGTTTTTGACTAACAATTTTGTTATGTTAAagttaaataatagtataaatataatatgtaaGTGATATTTATCGTAAAATtatcttatattataatacTATGTGAATgctaatacataaaatatatatttaactgaTATTATATATAAGTGATATTTATTGTAATCTATTTTATCTACATTATTATTTAGAAAGTGATTTTTTTCATGAGCTATCACGTTAAAAGTAAAAACGGTTAAAATCTTGATAATCTTAATGGATAATTAGCTTAATCATTtgttaatcataaaataatttcaataaaaataaaaataaacaaaaaatagaaacatgTTATAAGAAATATATTGTTAGTGTATATCCCAATGCTCCCGTTGGTGTTATAATGTCATGCATATTTAATGGTTTATTTTACGAACTTATATTCTCATGATAAACATGTTTTtactgtttttattttcagtatGTTTTCACAAACCTCATTTTCAATTCCTTCTTTTTATTAAGAACAATggcatatttattttagaaaacaactcaaacatatatatatatatatatatataatatttctaataAACACCGATTTATATTTTGAATCATTTTCTCctaaatttttcattttctataaataaccTGCTAGATGGAATTTATGGAAGTGTCGTTTGTAGTTTATACAGCCAAATGACTTTGGCTGAAAAACGTGGTATCTGCCTTATGATGAGTTTATACCCTAATACCATCTCCAatgatttattctattttttcctctaaaatagagtaattctataatagagttggaTGTTGTTttaatggtactctattttagagtgaaaaatagagtgatgaacaaaaaataaaaaaattactctataaatagagtaaaaaataagtTTACACTATTAtaaagtagaaaatagagtaccattagagtatttttactctgaaCTCTATTTTAGAAAGGAAAAATAGAGTGGAATTGAAGATGCCCTTAGTTTATAAAAAGAGCAAAGCTGCGTATGAACTTTGAAGCTGTTTTTCTTCCGCGGTTCACGTTAACTCTTATATTAAAGGTTTTTTCCAACTTGTTATCTTGCTTCTATTTATTTCAAATGCATGCATATTTATTTGTTGCATGTgaacaaaccaaaatatttcatattttttcttACCAAATATCTTCCTTAAAAAGTATACAATTTGTTTTTAGTATATGTATTTTCCTTGGTTTGTTTTATATCATGGGTAGTGAGAAATTATCATCGGGTAGGCATTTATTTACCTGCAACTAATACACCAAGACGAAAAAAACTATACACAAATCAAGTAATACTACATCTTTTCAGGATACTATTACTAATGAATTTTAACAGACTTAATAAGCATCATGAATTAATAATAGCCCGATTAATATAAAGTTAAGTAATGACCATCGATTCATGTTTTTACTACGATTACATATTCTTATATAAGGGATTAAAGGAATAATAAGTTGAAGAAAACAAAAGggttattataaaaaaaaaaggttttgtcaaaaaaggaaaaaagaaaacaaaagggtTCCATTCTGCAGTTAAATGAAAAGTGGAGTGCAATACACGAATTGATGATCGATGTGCACTTTTCTTCCCTTTTCTTTAATTTCTTCGAATTTGTGACAGCTAAAAAGTGGCAAGAAAGCTGATTCCGCCAACGCCTTGCAGATTAATTGaattaaattcttttttttgattaaattctAAGAAATATTAATGTACCAAAGAAAGTAAACATGATGGTTAATTATGATTTGGAAGGGCAAGCAAATTGTTTCATTTATAGTATAGATTAATGTACTCATAATCAAATATGATGTATATGACATTGGTTGACACATCATGAACCGCAATGTTCGAATTGCCAGTATAAAATCGTAGAAAGACGTTTGTGAACAAGAAAACTAACTAATACAACACTCATTATTtcaattttgttgttttttctaTGCCTACCCAATTGTTTCAATTGAGCTTCGAGAAAATTAGCGATGAATTTTAAGCAAGGTAGAAAAGATAAGGTTATcgatgtgtgtatatatatatatacacatatatgtttTTCGCTCTGAAAATTACGTTATAGTATTCAAAACCAAGTGGTTAGAAAACTCCTGTCGATACACATCCGATGAGGTACCAAACTATTGTTCACTATATGGGACCAAACTGACCAAAAGTTTGGTTAAATATAACTAGGATGCATCTTATTCACCGCAAGAGGCTCATAGAAGTTGAATAACTGGAGACTCGTCTTCCATTTTGAAATGGTAGGGACACATTATCACTGTTAAAAACAAAAGACTTAGATGTATGTACTCAGTGTGACGAAAATGAAAGGAAGTGAAGGTTATCGATATAGGTACAATTTGAAGGAGACTGCCACTCACTCGTCTAGTATCTAGTCCAAGATAAAGTTAGTGATTTCACAATGGACAAAATGATCAACACATATATATTGATGGTATATAATACAGGCTCAAATAATTGGGCCCAAAGGGGAAAGCCCAACCAAACTCCTCTTTTTATCGCCATATACAATTGAGTCAGCTCTTATCTAATCATCAACTCGGACCCCTAagattaggttttttttttttttttttttttttttttttaaagattacgTTGTTTAGAGAATACAATAAGAAAACATCGTCTCCCAACGGCATTTTATTAACTTAATCACATGTTAATGCTTAGGGATAAGCAATTGCCGGAAGACAAGACCCCACTAAAAGTTTCAGATGATCAAAAAGATCCGACCCGACAGGAAGATTCAAAACATGGCAAAAAAAGACAGATGAATGGTGAAATCAGCAAGTACTCAAGGAATCACACGGCTGAACTTTCTACATTCCGTAAGCGATCTCTGTTCTTGACCCTGGCAGAAGAAAAAAGTCGCCGGACACCACGAGAAGCAGTTCCCGGCGAGCTGCACGTTCGCAGAACCAGGCTTCAGCGCCATCAAAGGACCCGGTACGACTCCGAATAAAAAGTTCCCGCCTAGTAAAAGCCTCTGAAACGCGGCGAAATCAGATCCTGGCGACACGGTTTTCCAGACGTACTGTGTCGGAATCATACCGGAGAAGCTGTTGTTCTCCAACGACAAAGCTGAGAGCTTCGGTAAGAGACCCATGAACAGAGGTAACGAGCCTCGGATCTGGTTGTTGCTGAGATCGACGGATATTAACTCGCTGGGGAGACCCGAGGGTGAGTAGTAAGGTGAATCTAAAGAGGTGAAGCCATTGAAGGAGAGAGTAAGCTGTTGCAGAGTTTGATGAGTGAAGATAAATGACGGGACAGAGCCACTGAGTTTGTTGTGGCTAAGATCAACGACTTCAAGAGATGTTAAGTCTCTGAAGCTCTCTGGGATCGTTCCTTCCATGAGGTTGTTCCGCATTGAGATTTGAACTACTGAACCGGGTAAGGATGACGGGACCCGACCGGAGATCCGGTTATCGCTCGCGTCTAGGTAATTCAAGTTCTTGAGCGAGCTCAGATCCGGGAACTCGCCGGAGATGTTGTTCAGCTGGATTTCTAGCCGTTTAAGGCTGGAGAGATTGTTGAAACTCGCCGGAACGGAGCCGGAGAGGCGGTTGTTGTCGAGGAGGAGCTCCTCGAGAGCTGGCATGGACCCGAGAGAATCGGGTACGGATCCTGAGAAGGAGTTCCCGGAAAGGTATAGGCTGGTGAGGCGGGTGAGGTTGGAGAGGGAGTCCGGAAGAGGACCGGAGAAGTAGTTGCCGGAGAGATCGAGGGACTGGAGATAAGGAAAGTTGAAGGAGAGGGAGGAGAGGGACCCGGAGTAACCGGGGTGGTCAAGGCTGAGGTCTGTGACCCGACCCGATCCGGAAACGACGGTGTCGCAGCGGAAACCGCAAGTGAATGTCTCGCCGGATAAACCGTCGCAGGGATCGACGGAGAAGTCCCAGGAGCTGAGGCAAGAGCCGGGGGTTATCGATTTCGCATCCACAGAGTTCTTGAACTCTTTAAGAGCTGCCACGTCAGCCCAGAAAGTCTTGGACTCTACTGAAGTCAAAGTGAgcaaaacaagaagaagaagagacggAAGAGAAGTCATGTTTGGATTCTGAGACAGACTGAAGAAAGAAGAAGTGTAAAAAGAACCGTTGGATGAGAGAGGAGCAAGGTGTTGTGATAGATCTAGTGAGCGTTGTTGTTCTGACACTTGAATGACTGAAGAATTTATATAATTGATGATTTAGATATTAATATATGGTACATGTAACATAATCATGTGTGTGATGGTCCATCCGACATATTCGTGGAGACAAGTATTGTCCAGTGAGGTGTGGTTGGCCCTATCAACATCCACCGTAAACTCAGATGTAAGATGATGCTCCTTTCTAGATTCCAAGGCTGAACAACTCGTGACTTCGGATTATTACTAGACATATTAACAAATACAGTTTAAAAAGTTATACTTTTAGTTGTCATCGAAACATGACATACCAAATTTAACACACATTGTCAATACCTAAAATTAAAGTATtggttgttgacaaaaaaaaacactttaaaGAAAAAGTCTTTTAGAAGTAATTAGAGCCGTATAGGGAATCAAGTTGGTGCGATAACATGCAGCTGTTGCAAGCAAAGGCTCCAAATTAGCGCTACTCCAAATCATTGCCTCTAACTAACTTATCAATCGATGGAAGAAGAAGGACAATGTTCGAATATGATTGAATGGATCCCACTCATTGGCGTTAGGTGTCTAAAACTCCTAAACCTTTGCCAGGATGGACTTTTAAAACATGCTGATGGGGTGGTAACCAAGACTATGCAGAGAGAAGTAAAGCAAAAGGTACtaacaataatatattagaaCCATCTGAATTTGGTGTCATCCTCATTGTTTCTCCGTGTGTTGTTCTTCAAGAATGGTCTCACCTTCTTTGTTAATCTTGAACACAAATATATTTCCTCTAATCTGCATGCACAGCTTAAGAGTTTTAGTTGATAGAAAAGATGCATCAACGTGCATAAACAAAGCAGAATCAAGTGCTTACATCGAGCTGAACTACATGATGTGGATCCTTACATGGGGTATTCGCTTCTTCTGTTTGAGTGTAATGAACAGTTCATGAATAGATACCAAAGATAGACAACACATCAGTTCATGAATTAACCATATCACATTATTTGCAGTTGTCACTATGAAGAGATGAGTACTTGGACATCAGCACTAAAATATATGTAGGAGAAACAAAACCCTACATCAATTGCGTCTTATCAGAGGACTGAAGAATGGAATGGGAAATCTGTGTAATGGAAACACGAAGCTGATGGAAACTTTGGACAGAGTTATGCCAACCAAAAGTATTACACTTATCACTACTACCATCAACAGCAACTTATTCTGATTCCCAGGAGAAATCTCAGGCTAAAACTCGGTACTTACAATCCAAGCAGCTAGCTAGCTAGAACAGCTCAATCTGCATCTGGAGATGCCAAGAAAAAGAATAAGACAACAGCAGCGGTATCTTCTTCACTACATCCAGCAACAGTAGTTGCAAAGAGAAGGAAGATGTCATTGACAGAGGCTATTTGTGGGTGGATTTAAGGGGCAGTGATATTCAGTATATGCTGTTATCTTAAAGGCCTGAAAA includes the following:
- the LOC103844990 gene encoding probable serine/threonine-protein kinase WNK11 isoform X1, encoding MEEIERFYMSFEPLDNDDSEPFVESDPTGRYGRYDELLGSGAVKKVYRAFDQEEGIEVAWNQVKLRCFSDDTAMLERLYSEVRLLKSLESSNIIALYTVWRDERSNTLNFITEICTSGNLREYRKKHRHVSMRALKKWSRQILKGLDYLHTRKPCIIHRDLNCSNVFVNGNIGQVKIGDLGLAATVGENHVAHSILGTPEFMAPEVYEERYTEIVDIYSYGMCVLELVSLEIPYSECDNVAKIYRRVSSGVRPEALNKVKDVEAKAFIEKCLGKPKARPSAAELLRDPFFDGIVDDDDDEQVENNENCGTGRIVS
- the LOC103844990 gene encoding probable serine/threonine-protein kinase WNK11 isoform X2, encoding MMSFEPLDNDDSEPFVESDPTGRYGRYDELLGSGAVKKVYRAFDQEEGIEVAWNQVKLRCFSDDTAMLERLYSEVRLLKSLESSNIIALYTVWRDERSNTLNFITEICTSGNLREYRKKHRHVSMRALKKWSRQILKGLDYLHTRKPCIIHRDLNCSNVFVNGNIGQVKIGDLGLAATVGENHVAHSILGTPEFMAPEVYEERYTEIVDIYSYGMCVLELVSLEIPYSECDNVAKIYRRVSSGVRPEALNKVKDVEAKAFIEKCLGKPKARPSAAELLRDPFFDGIVDDDDDEQVENNENCGTGRIVS
- the LOC103844990 gene encoding probable serine/threonine-protein kinase WNK11 isoform X3, which gives rise to MSFEPLDNDDSEPFVESDPTGRYGRYDELLGSGAVKKVYRAFDQEEGIEVAWNQVKLRCFSDDTAMLERLYSEVRLLKSLESSNIIALYTVWRDERSNTLNFITEICTSGNLREYRKKHRHVSMRALKKWSRQILKGLDYLHTRKPCIIHRDLNCSNVFVNGNIGQVKIGDLGLAATVGENHVAHSILGTPEFMAPEVYEERYTEIVDIYSYGMCVLELVSLEIPYSECDNVAKIYRRVSSGVRPEALNKVKDVEAKAFIEKCLGKPKARPSAAELLRDPFFDGIVDDDDDEQVENNENCGTGRIVS
- the LOC103844992 gene encoding LRR receptor-like serine/threonine-protein kinase FLS2, with the translated sequence MTSLPSLLLLVLLTLTSVESKTFWADVAALKEFKNSVDAKSITPGSCLSSWDFSVDPCDGLSGETFTCGFRCDTVVSGSGRVTDLSLDHPGYSGSLSSLSFNFPYLQSLDLSGNYFSGPLPDSLSNLTRLTSLYLSGNSFSGSVPDSLGSMPALEELLLDNNRLSGSVPASFNNLSSLKRLEIQLNNISGEFPDLSSLKNLNYLDASDNRISGRVPSSLPGSVVQISMRNNLMEGTIPESFRDLTSLEVVDLSHNKLSGSVPSFIFTHQTLQQLTLSFNGFTSLDSPYYSPSGLPSELISVDLSNNQIRGSLPLFMGLLPKLSALSLENNSFSGMIPTQYVWKTVSPGSDFAAFQRLLLGGNFLFGVVPGPLMALKPGSANVQLAGNCFSWCPATFFFCQGQEQRSLTECRKFSRVIP